The following proteins come from a genomic window of Streptomyces sp. NBC_01716:
- the aroQ gene encoding type II 3-dehydroquinate dehydratase encodes MSRRVLVLNGPNLGRLGSREPDVYGSVSYAGLVETCQSTGKELGLAVDVRETNDEGELIRWLHEAADGSLPVVLNPGAFTHYSYGMRDAAAQRTAPLIEVHISNPYTREEFRHTSVVAAVATGTIAGFGIGSYRLALRALAEELDG; translated from the coding sequence GTGAGCCGTCGGGTCCTGGTGCTCAACGGCCCCAATCTGGGCCGTCTCGGTTCCCGGGAGCCGGACGTCTACGGCTCCGTCTCGTACGCCGGACTTGTGGAGACCTGCCAGTCGACGGGCAAGGAGCTGGGCCTCGCGGTCGACGTGCGCGAGACGAACGACGAGGGCGAGCTGATCCGCTGGCTGCACGAGGCGGCCGACGGATCGCTCCCGGTGGTGCTCAACCCCGGGGCTTTCACCCACTATTCGTACGGAATGCGGGACGCCGCCGCGCAGCGCACCGCGCCGCTGATCGAGGTGCACATCTCGAACCCGTACACACGCGAGGAATTCCGCCACACATCGGTCGTCGCGGCGGTCGCCACCGGCACGATCGCGGGGTTCGGCATCGGCTCGTACCGACTGGCACTGCGTGCCCTCGCCGAGGAACTGGACGGCTGA
- the aroB gene encoding 3-dehydroquinate synthase, whose translation MTTDQDQPVTRIQVGGTGHDPYEVLVGRRLLGELPALIGPQAKRVAVLHPESLAETGETLRQDLADQGYEAVAIQLPNAEEAKTVEVAAYCWKALGQTGFTRSDVIVGVGGGATTDVAGFVAATWLRGVRWIAVPTTVLGMVDAAIGGKTGINTAEGKNLVGAFHPPAGVLCDLAALESLPVHDYVSGMAEIIKAGFIADPAILDLVEADPEGARSPAGPHTAELIERSIRVKAEVVSNDLKESGVREILNYGHTLAHAIEKNERYKWRHGAAVSIGMVFAAELGRLAGRLDDATAERHSAVLKSVGLPLTYRGDQWPKLLETMKVDKKSRGDLLRFIVLDGLAKPTVLEGPDPAVLLAAYGEVSE comes from the coding sequence ATGACGACGGATCAGGACCAGCCGGTCACCCGTATCCAGGTCGGCGGCACCGGCCACGACCCGTACGAGGTGCTGGTCGGCCGGCGGTTGCTGGGCGAACTGCCAGCGCTCATCGGCCCCCAGGCCAAGCGTGTCGCCGTACTGCACCCGGAATCGCTCGCCGAGACGGGTGAGACCCTCCGTCAGGACCTGGCGGACCAGGGGTACGAGGCGGTCGCCATCCAGCTGCCGAACGCCGAGGAGGCCAAGACCGTCGAGGTCGCCGCCTACTGCTGGAAGGCCCTCGGCCAGACCGGCTTCACCCGCAGCGATGTCATCGTCGGCGTCGGCGGCGGCGCCACCACCGATGTCGCGGGCTTCGTCGCCGCGACCTGGCTGCGCGGGGTGCGCTGGATCGCCGTACCGACCACCGTCCTCGGCATGGTCGACGCGGCGATCGGCGGCAAGACCGGCATCAACACCGCCGAGGGCAAGAACCTCGTGGGCGCCTTCCACCCGCCCGCCGGGGTGCTCTGCGACCTCGCGGCGCTGGAGTCGCTGCCGGTGCACGACTACGTGAGCGGCATGGCCGAGATCATCAAGGCGGGATTCATCGCCGATCCGGCCATTCTCGATCTCGTGGAGGCCGACCCCGAGGGGGCGCGGTCGCCCGCGGGGCCGCACACCGCCGAGCTGATCGAGCGCTCCATCCGGGTCAAGGCCGAGGTCGTGTCCAACGACCTCAAGGAGTCCGGCGTACGCGAGATCCTCAACTACGGCCACACGCTCGCCCACGCCATCGAGAAGAACGAACGCTACAAATGGCGGCACGGCGCTGCCGTCTCCATCGGCATGGTCTTCGCCGCCGAACTGGGCCGCCTCGCGGGCCGGCTCGACGACGCCACCGCCGAACGGCACAGCGCCGTCCTGAAGTCCGTCGGACTGCCGCTGACCTACCGCGGCGACCAGTGGCCCAAGCTTCTGGAGACGATGAAGGTCGACAAGAAGTCCCGAGGTGACCTGCTGCGTTTCATCGTCCTCGACGGTCTGGCCAAGCCGACCGTGCTGGAGGGACCCGACCCGGCGGTGCTGCTCGCCGCGTACGGGGAGGTGTCCGAGTGA